A region of the Cricetulus griseus strain 17A/GY chromosome 7, alternate assembly CriGri-PICRH-1.0, whole genome shotgun sequence genome:
TATGCCACCGAACCCCCTTTTAATATTAgtgtttattttgagaaaatcTCTTAATGATGGTTTTGAAGTCTTTTTGcacagctggctttgaacttgctttgtagtgttagttggccttgaacttgcaatcctgcCCCAGCCTTTCAAGTAGCTTGCAATCCCAGACCATGATTCTCTTGCTCATTTTTAATTGTGCTTCTGGATTATTTAGGATTGTTTATTATCATTCAGTCCTTCTAttagttagttttttgttgttatgacAAACATGTGACAAAAATAATCTAATGGAGGAAGAATTTATTCTAGCCACAGTATAAAGGTATAGTCCTTTAAGATGCTGAACATCCAGCAGGAGTGTAAAGTGCCATGACTCACCTGGCTTCGAGATTGATTTAATTGGGTGGaaggggaatgaagaaatgacagacaggcATTTAGAAAATCTGGCATTGGGTGGGCTGTGTGCTCAGATGGAGACACACCAAAAGCAGATTAGAAATtcagttcattcatttatttatgagtCGAGCAGGCTTATCGTATACAGTTGAACAAGGAGACAAGGTTATTGTATACAgctgaagaaggagggaggcttaGATAATTTCAGAAGGTGTTCTTTGTAGGGGGCAGTCTGTAAACACCCCTGAGGAGGACGCTGTAATTGCCATTTTCTTCACTCCCTGTCAACATGTACACATGGACCAGTGAAGGCTTAGCCATTCTCCTGAGTCTGAGGCACTGGGGACCTAGATACCTAGGCACATAGGGCTCATAGGCTCAGGTAGGCAACCAAGAGCCATATCAGCATCGTTTACTAAAGACTTCTTTTGCTCCCTGCAGAGAGGATGTTGGTCagatcacatccacagtcaggaagagtGATGGACAGTCAGTCAGGAGGAAGACCTAGGGCTGCTGGTGTTCAGCTCAGTTCTTCGTTTTTATTAGGGccaggactccagcccatgggatggctCTGTGTACATTTTAGAGTTGAGTCCTCATCCCAATCTAAAAAACCCCTCACAGACATGTTCAGGGATTTATCTCCAAGGTGATTGATTAGAGAGCCTGTAAAGTTGGCAATATTAACCACCACATCCCTTATGTACCATGTTTGCTTATAGGACCCACCAAACTTTTCTGGatttagataaaaacaaaaggaatcttccctctctctttcatcaatattttaatgaaaataattccaCCATCATCAAAGACAGTCTATTCTGGAGAGATAGCGCTCATGTTTTAAGCTAAATTTGTGACACATATAACTTTTGTGCTGTGGAACATTctaggaataataataataattaaaacttacCGAGTTAAGTCCAAGATTgtgataataatgaaaatttgtTACTTGCTCATTTCATTCTTATCACAGtcaaggggattttttttttatttgcccaAAGCTATCCTGGGCTAGGTTgcaagacactatctcaaaaaacaaacaatcatcAATCAATCAGCCACCCCCCCTCAAGCCCCATAAACAACCCATGTGCTGTGTGTACTCTGTGGGTGCAAGGCTAAAGTTGTTTTTACACCTAGTGCCTTACTTATCATTATCAATTAATAAGAACAATATTAATAATTTTCAGTTAATAAGAACAAGGGAACAAATGAGTGATTTCAGATGTGGATGTGTGCATATTCTTGGTGGACAACTACATttgctttttatcattttatcGTTTTTTTTCATCATTGTACCTGAAAGACGATATTGAAATAAGCTCTAACGTACTAGAAATTGAGTTTTTGAAACATCTTTGGTAATAATAGCCTTAGTGTTGTGGAACTAGGAGCCCCTTTTGAACTCTAGAAACCTCTAGCAACATTCCTTCTCTGCCCACCTTGGGAGTTCCAGAACTTAGTTTCATCCTGAGGTCTCCAGGGACAAACTCCCAGGTAGCTTGTCCAATCCCACATGGTCAACCATGGGCAAGTGtgcatatgagcaacactaaatgggctcagtagggtgtgtgtgtgtgtgtgtgtgtgtgtgtgtgtgtgtgtgtgtgcgtgtgtaataatagtaattaaaaagaggtcatgaatttgggatggagtgggggagcatggaaggagtaggaagaaggagggaagagaacaaaTGCAGTGAACAATGCTCTAAAGCATtgaaaccaaaatttaaaattccatatCAAAGAGATGCTGTTGTTTAatttttccattaatttattAAATAGGATACTGGAAGGAACCAATAAACCATGGCTCATTTGCATATTCATAGAAGTCCTTCATTGATTCATTGACCCTCCTACAGAAAGTATAGGAAATTGGTTATGCTAATAGCACCTAGAGATACATGCCATATCATATATGTTCAGGATAGGGGAGGTATAGATATTCCATTTATGACTAAGCAGACATTTGCTTCCCTGAGGAGATCTGCATCTGCACTAACTACTCTGTCTATAGGGATAAGAATTTAGAGGACAGTTTGGTATTATGTCCATTTAACAAAGTAATGATAGTAGATTCAGACATAGGGCTCATAGGCTCAGGTAGGCAACCAAGAGccatgctgtggtggtttgaaagaaaatgatccctaaagggagtggtattattaggaggtgtggccttgttggaggaagtgcatcattgtgggggcaggctttaagGTATCtttcaagcttccctcagtatgacagtcagttgacttctgTTGCtggcaagatgtagcactctcggCTCCAGCACCATGGTTGAACTGTATGCCATCATGCTCCtggtcatgatgataatggactgaacctctgaaactgtaagcatgcacctcccctcaattaaatgttttatttataacagttgtcatggtcattgtgtctcttcacagtaaaaaaaaaaaaaacaaaactaagggcTCACTCCTTTTTCCTCTTTGGCCGCCTAAAGGCAAGATAGGTCACCAGAAGCTCTACTGGAGTCACCCGCAGAAGTTCCATCAGGGCTCTCGCTCTTGCCACATCTGCTCTAACTGCCATGGTCTGTTCCAAAAATATGGGCTGAACATGTGCCGTCAGTGTTTCCGTCAGTACTTGAAGGACATAGGCTTCATTAAGTTGGACTAAGCAACCTTGAATGGATTATTTAAGACTGTCTACCCAGTGAAACAGATCATGCTAGTCTTTgtacataaacaataaaaatatggagaccttaaaaaaaaaaaaccacaaaccacAAACCAAAACTAAGACAAATGTCAATCATCTGTACTATTTTGGAGATTCCCAGAACATCTGTTACCAACAACTCAAGGGAAGATGTCGCACATCTTATCCTGGGATTGTTTGTATTCTATCTGGAAACCAGTGACTCTGAGAGGACCATTGTTCCCTGTGGAGGGTAACTCCAATTAAGCCCTGTTAATGCTGTGAGTCTTTAGACAAATTTCCTTCCTTGGTTTCCTAATCTGTAAAATGGCAACAGACACATGTGGTTCCGGACTGTTTGAAGACTAAAGGAAGCATGGGCACACTGCTTCTGCTATGAGCATGTTCAGGAAGTCACATCTTATTCTTTCCTAAAACCATAGGATGTAAATCCGTTTCTTAGCTGATATGAATTTGGTTCCGTGAGCTGTATGTTTAAAGTTACTAGAAAATCCAACTCAAGTTATTTTCAGCCATGGAACTATCTACAGACTCTTGTCCATTTGAGCTAGGAAATGTCTTAATCAATCTATAGTAAGAAGAAACACCATAAGGCAAAACTGTATAAATGCCCCACCATCTACCAAACACAACAAAGTAAGGACAGTTGTACCAGGGACTGGAAGTTCATCTTGCTACACCTAGTTGTGAGACTCTCATTCTGCATAACAGTAGCTTGGGAAGAGAACCAAATTTGAGAGTCTCAAAAATTTAAGCACCATTTCCACTGAATGTGTTTCAATTTTATACCATTGGGAAAAAAGTCAAGCCATTTTCAGCTGGGAATCATCAGTACTGAGTAAAGCTGCATCTTCCATGAGAAGGTCTGGCTTCTTTACCTTCCTCATGTCTTCTGCACCCTGTGATCCACTGTTATGAGTCAACATGGCTGGTGAGACTTGTAGCTCAGTGTTTCCTTGTCCTCACACTATCTAGAGGGCAGAAGAGATTTTCCCCTCTAGCAAATGGATCTTTGCTTACCTATTGGGTCAAATCATATCAACTGGCTAAATAAATCACACTGGCTTCCAAGAGTGTGGCGACTGGTTGAAGCTAATTGGAGTCCACACTGAAGATCTGGGCAAGCCTGTGGATGTTACAAGAGGGCAATTCTCAGCTCAAAGTGAGTTAAATTACCCAGAAGGAAGGGGGTAGATACCAAttgtgtttacttttctttcttcttctttttaaacatttgactTTCCCTAGAATAGAGTGTGTTCCCTTGAAATACTCGAAGTTTTGGTCTTACACCATTTTAGAGGACCTGGAATGCATTAGATTTTAACAGAATGTTTTTAATCCTTAGTAGTCCagactcatttattttatgtcacAAAGAGATAAAAGTCACCATCTGGGTTGAATGCCAAGTTGTCTGTGCTTCCCCACCATCCCTGTAATAATGAAAAATGTGCTCAGCTGTAAGAGAGTTAATTGTCACTAACTAAAGGATAAGGTGACAGATTGGTGGTGATTCAAAGGGAAATCATGGTCAATTTTCAAACACAGGGACACAGGGAATTATTTGCTTTCAAATTCAGTTACATTATTTCATATGCACTTATATGAGATAGCAGAAGATGTTGGAGGGATAACTGAACCTGTACTGGATAGTCTTCTTTCATAGACTGCTGTTTGAGTATCAAGTGTTTCCCACAGACTCAtgggtttgaacacttggtccctagatGGTGGTGGTGTTGCTTGGGAAGACTGTGGCACCCACAGGAGGTGGAGCTTTGCTAGAGAAATGGTATGCGATAGGAAGTTACAAACTTGTCCCACTTCCCATTTAGTCTGTTTCCTGACTGGATTTATTGTGACCTGAGAGCCTGCTGTCCTTGTGGCCATGCCTTCTCTACAATGATCGACTTGATTCTCTCAAATTgttagccaaaataaacccttcctctctAGAGTTGCATCTtatcaggtgttttgtcacacaATGAACAATGTCGCTCATATAACGCCTCAGTTTCTATCTTGAAAGAATGAGTATTCTAGGAACTACCCCATGGAGCTGTTGGGAGAACAAGTGCATTGAAATGTACCCTATGACTCGACTCTTGGCACAGAGTAGGCTCCAGAATGTGTAGTCCAGTGATCCACAGACAGGGATAGTTTTGTCTCCCAAGGGTCATCTAGCACTACTTAGAGATGCCTTTGGTTGCCACACCTGATGGGGGTGTGCAGTTGTCTATCATTGGGGTGTAGAAGCTAGGGGTGCACTGCAGTATCTCATAAGTGTAGGTCAGCTCTCCAACAAAGGATTATTTGAGCCCAAAGCATCAATAGTGCTGTGGTGGAGAACTGCTGCATTCAGTAGCCTCAGTTTCTGTCTTCGATCCTTTGTGGAATCTCCTCCCTGTGGTGAGTCGTTATAGGACAAAGACCAACGTGAAAAGAGACGAGAGCCCAGCCAGCCTTGTGAAGTGGGTATGGTTATACTCAATCCAAGCAAACTGTTAAAAACACAAAGCTTAAaaatagcttgtttttttttaaaaaaaaatattctagcCTTCACCACCCTCTGAGCCTGCCTTTCTAAAGCTGAGCTAGATTCAGATATCAGCACATCAGTCATGACCCTGAGCAACTTATTACTGATCTTATCCTCAATTTATCTGTCTGCAAATTGGCAGTGGTAATATGTTTATCTCTTGGGGTTGTTGCAAAGGATAAAATGAGTGAAGGCAGCAATGCAAGGCACCTTAAATTATACAACTATTGGTGACCCCAGCTTAGTGGTTGTTGACTTTTATGCAACCTGCCCTTCCCACCTTCACTGAGACCTAAGCATATAAGGAACACAGATTGGTAGATATCTCCAACCCAAAGCCAAAGGAATCATAAATGTATGGATGCCATTAATATTGATCTAGGGACTCTGAAGAGCAGCTGCGGGACTCCTTCTGTGAAGAGTTCATGAATTTCAAGAGCACAAAACCAGCTCCCTGTGGAGAGTGAACTCACCCTCTCTTCTTTGCAGAGATGAATACCAGACCTCTGATTTCATTCCAAGATGTCTGCATCTTATTTTCCAGACTATTTCACTTATTCCACTATAGTTGATTTTCTGATTCATAGCAGAAAAGCCCAAAGTGGAAGCAAAATGCAGCAGCCATCCTTTACTAAATATGTTTCTTTTGACGTGCTAATTCAGGGAATGACATGAAaatcccccaaccccacccccccatatgtgcttatgtgtgtgaatgctttgTGTAAGAGGGTGTGGGTTGTGTGAGTCTTTCTGATTTCTCATGCTCATGAGCACATGTTCATACATCCACCCATGGTTGAGTTTGCAACACTGTGGTATGTGTTTAGTTGTTCTATGTCATTTCATGTATGCACACCTCAGGATTTATACATAAACcataaacctgtgtgtgtgtgtgtgtgtgtgtgtgtgtgtgatttattacTTATACACGAGTTATGTGTACATAGATAATTTCCTATTTGAACCtggtgtgtttgtgagtgtgtgagttcCTAGATGTATAAGTCTATGAATGGATCTGCATATGCATTAGTACTCAGAGCATAACAACcctcatgtgtgtgtttctcagcaTCCATGAGTGTGTGACATCTTTGAATTTACTGAATACTGCAACTGGTACTTGTGTCTTTAGTGGATGTTAATGCTCTGCACCTAATACATTTGTGTGAGTTTGTAGgggtgtatgtgtacatgtgtgaatgcatatgtgtgtgtatcaaagaaagaagaagcaaagctttcagtgggtgtttatttttgtctcatcACTTCTTAGGCCAAATGTGTTCTCCCCATAGGCCAAGATGGAAAAGAAGCAAGGATGGAGACCATGGGAactctgagagagagaaaaaaactacCTTGCTAGTAAATTTGTCCCTCCTTACTGTTTCACACTGAACActtattagtattttttaaatgagggcTTTTTGTAAAGTAGGTAGGTGACTCTTTTTAAGAGATTCTTAGTGAATCTGATGTCCCTAGAAAGACCTGGGATCACAGAAGCTGGATTTCTGCTTGCAGAATCTTGCCATCCTAAAGAATGTGCTGGAAACCACCAGCCTAACTTTGTGTTTGCTTATTCGTGTATAAGGCTTGCCACTTGACAGACTTAAAAATACTGATCTGGTGGGTGTTTTGCTAGACCAGTGCATTTTAATGGTGTTTTTTAGGAAGTTCTAGTTGTAGATGCCTGCAATGagtaaagacatatgccacctaGCCTAAAATTTACATtgcacagatgaggaaactgaggcccagggtgGGAAACTCTCCAATGGCTAGAGAAAGAACTGTGAACAAGTTGGCTGAGGTTGACATGGAGCTTAGCAATCATGGATGTCTGGTCACCT
Encoded here:
- the LOC100755047 gene encoding 40S ribosomal protein S29-like, yielding MVLTQEEGKIGHQKLYWSHPQKFHQGSRSCHICSNCHGLFQKYGLNMCRQCFRQYLKDIGFIKLD